The following are encoded in a window of Gossypium raimondii isolate GPD5lz chromosome 13, ASM2569854v1, whole genome shotgun sequence genomic DNA:
- the LOC105783213 gene encoding zinc finger CCCH domain-containing protein 37, with protein sequence MANQFYGYSSPSPSASTLHRYLDSDAASQSQSHLLQQLHPSAAAAAAAAASLIKRPSQVLYHQNVLDAQNTLGQIEAWYSASSLVKRPRLESASNLPIYPQRPGEKDCAHYMLTRTCKFGDSCKFDHPIWVPEGGIPYWKEVPPVPAGESLPERPGEPDCPYFLKTQRCKFGSKCKFNHPKDKLDAPGDSENLTVSGLPERPSEPPCAFYMKTGTCKFGSTCKFNHPKDIQIQLSLQNNVNCEQSDIAMKIGGISGDIKPALYHNSKGLPVRPDEVDCPFYLKTGSCKYGSTCRYNHPDRNAFVPPVALGHSLIASASNLNIGVVNPASSLYQTIDPRLSQTTLLAQQTMPTLVGTQPVYPQRPGQTECDYYMKTGECKFGDRCKFHHPIDRLTTNEASQQAIKLTLAGLPRREGSVHCPYYMKTGTCKYGATCKFDHPPPGEVMSVTGVQGTSTTMSG encoded by the exons ATGGCCAACCAGTTTTACGGTTACTCATCCCCATCACCTTCCGCCTCCACTCTCCACCGTTATCTGGACTCCGACGCCGCGTCTCAGTCTCAGTCTCATTTGCTTCAACAACTCCACCCCTCCGCTGCTGCCGCTGCCGCTGCTGCCGCCTCACTCATCAAACGCCCCTCTCAAG TTCTCTACCATCAGAATGTTTTGGATGCCCAAAACACACTTGGGCAGATTGAAGCTTGGTATTCTGCTAGCTCTTTAGTCAAGCGACCTAGATTGGAGAGTGCAAGCAATTTACCTATATATCCTCAAAGGCCAGGAGAAAAGGATTGTGCTCATTATATGCTCACAAGAACCTGTAAGTTTGGAGATAGCTGCAAGTTTGACCATCCTATTTGGGTTCCTGAGGGTGGAATCCCATATTGGAAAGAG gTTCCACCTGTTCCAGCTGGTGAATCCCTCCCTGAGAGACCAGGAGAGCCAGATTGTCCT TATTTTTTGAAAACTCAAAGATGCAAGTTTGGTTCGAAGTGCAAGTTCAATCATCCAAAAGATAAATTGGATGCTCCT GGTGATTCTGAGAATTTAACGGTATCTGGGTTACCAGAAAGGCCCTCTGAACCCCCTTGTGCT TTCTACATGAAGACCGGAACATGTAAATTTGGTTCAACCTGCAAATTTAACCACCCAAAAGATATCCAAATACAGTTATCCCTACAAAACAATGTCAACTGTGAGCAGAGTGATATAGCCATGAAGATTGGGGGAATATCTGGAGATATTAAGCCGGCACTATATCATAATTCCAAAGGACTTCCAGTAAGACCG GATGAAGTAGATTGCCCATTCTACCTGAAAACTGGCAG ttGCAAGTATGGTTCTACTTGCCGGTACAATCATCCTGATAGGAATG CATTCGTTCCTCCTGTAGCACTAGGCCATTCCCTTATAGCATCTGCCAGTAATCTGAACATTGGAGTTGTTAATCCAGCTTCTTCTCTATATCAAACAATTGACCCCAGATTAAGTCAGACAACTCTACTTGCTCAGCAAACAATGCCAACG TTGGTAGGGACTCAACCTGTGTATCCTCAGAGACCTGGACAGACTGAATGTGAT TACTATATGAAGACAGGGGAATGTAAATTTGGAGATAGATGCAAGTTCCATCACCCCATTGATCGGTTAACAACCAACGAAGCTTCTCAGCAAGCTATTAAGCTCACTCTTGCAGGATTACCTAGGAGAGag GGATCTGTTCATTGTCCATACTACATGAAAACTGGAACATGCAAGTATGGTGCAACATGCAAATTTGATCACCCGCCCCCTGGGGAGGTCATGTCTGTGACTGGAGTACAAGGAACATCCACAACAATGTCGGGATGA